ACCCAAACGGGGTAACgtcaacccgaacccgaccctaCCCCGATCGGGTTTCATCAATTTTCCCCCGACCCccaaaaaacacaacaaaaaccCGCCCCGATCGGGACGGGGCGGGGCAGGTTGAGTTGCCATCTCTAatcacttttgtatgaaaaatataggaaggcatcattcaagaggttcgcttTCGAACTCTAAAACGTATGAGCCGACCCTGCCTATTTGTCATGTAGTGAAATAAATTTTATCAATATAATAGCGACACATCACATGATATCCAAAACGTGGTTAATATAGCATTGCTCAAAGCAATTTGCAAGTTATGGCCCAAGAAAGTTTCGTACATAGGGTCAGCAATCCTCGACGTTAGAGTTTCCAAAAATGGAAGCGTGCATGAGATCTTTTGGATCTTACCCTAGCATAAATAATACTGAAACAATGGTGACATCCAACATCTTTCATACAAGACATTCATGAGAAGTTTGACTCCGGtcccgttctgctaaggttttttattttgtaagtatatattttttgatttacaatacatgtcatttttttacaatacattaccattaattcaaaaaataagtactaagaAACCTTGGCGGAATGGGGCCACAATCCGCATACATAATATTAATCGAACATTTTTCATGCTCACTcggaatattttttgaattaatggtgatgtattgtgagagaatgacatgtctcgtaaatcaaaaaataaaaacctttgTGGAATGGGGCCACAGTCCACATACATGATATTAATCGAACATTTTTCATGCTCGCTCAAAAGATACAATTTTTTTCTGCCTACTAAAATCCGCcacattttgattttgtggtGTGAAAAGTTTCTTTACTCTGTGAATGAATCTTCGACACACCGGGCACGCTTTGCTGTCCTCGTCGATAATCCTGCATTGACAAGTTTTCGTAAGGCTTCTTGTGTCCCTCAATTTACTTGGGAAAAAACCGAATTGATAAGACTCAAATGTTTATGCATACCTCTGCGCGCAAACATGGCAAGTAGCACAGTGACCGCAAGGCACAAAGAAGCAATTCCGTTGCTCATCGTAGCAAATTATGCATATTTTTCCATCATACAACTCATCGGAAGAATTTCTACTGCGCTTTCCGGACTCCAGATCTTCTTCTGGATCACACGTTCCATACGTGAATGAAATCGCCTTGGTTGGCGTCAAATGGCTACTCTCGGTTGTTGTCGTTCGTTCTACAATCTCGTCATTCCCACATTGCCCCAGATACTTGAAGATCAGAGTGACAACTATCACAAGCAAAACTGCAACATATGCGACGATAATAATCCATAGTTCAGAAAATAGATCATGTCCGGACTCCGGGCAGGAACGATtttgctattgtaccgtttttcttGTCAACTAAAAGCATCTCCATTGGTTCGGTAAAACTTTTGACaatatttagcaaaattttaGATATGGTTCGCTTTCATTTTGGATAACCATTTGCTAAACTATAACTTGATCTATGAAATTTCTGTCTTGAGCAAACAACCTAAATCAGATGGTAACAGATCACGAAACAACGTACCTAATATAGAGACGTATAAAACCATACGAACCACCAACGAGAACACAATGTCCCATCTGAGGCGAAGATCCTGCAGGATTCGGTTCAAAAATTCAGCATGTGTTAAATTAATTCGCGAAAAGGAGTCGACATGAGAAGTGATGTGTATGGTGCCTTACTTGATTAGGTCTGGTCAGAATGCCATATTGTGTGATGTTCAATTCGAGTTTGAGTGAACTGTCTGTGGTAATTTTGGAAGACATGTTTTATGACTCTGTTTCACCCCTGCATTCTTGCTCTACTTGCATCACTGATAGAATTTActgctgaaaaaaaaaagaaaatgagaa
This DNA window, taken from Rhododendron vialii isolate Sample 1 chromosome 8a, ASM3025357v1, encodes the following:
- the LOC131336184 gene encoding E3 ubiquitin-protein ligase APD2-like, producing the protein MSSKITTDSSLKLELNITQYGILTRPNQDLRLRWDIVFSLVVRMVLYVSILVLLVIVVTLIFKYLGQCGNDEIVERTTTTESSHLTPTKAISFTYGTCDPEEDLESGKRSRNSSDELYDGKICIICYDEQRNCFFVPCGHCATCHVCAQRIIDEDSKACPVCRRFIHRVKKLFTPQNQNVADFSRQKKIVSFERA